A genomic window from Anthocerotibacter panamensis C109 includes:
- a CDS encoding 4Fe-4S dicluster domain-containing protein, with protein sequence MPSAKTSVDSSNPDAIHYDLLLVGGSSSNLVLAHRLLDLAKLSGLTVSIAIVEKGPQFGAHIVSGAISDPHVIAKLFPDYRENGFPIEGFVAKSHLSVLGEAQKWDLPEAMIPEGLQKDGHAILTLSHVIRWLADQLQEKAKDLPNVTLDLFPGFAAQEILYEGETVVGVRVSESGSLTEDAIFARCTCFGDKGFISKDLIAKFNLRPNPQLWSVGVKEVWEIEGDYQGQVWHTLGYPVLDGTFGGGFVYGLSAKRLAIGLIISLDSHNPNINPQQRLQDYKAHPWIQGLLKGGRLLKYGAAVIPEGGYYSLPTRFMVNGALLLGDALGVLDAASLSGVDRAMETGYIAAGLLHDAFLQNDFGLLDAYQQQVLDSFVGRALYTSRYFRNAFLSNGRLLGEYLPAVAASVDERHPWFGSLRYGLAKPIQRATETVVALTQILGKTQRTEPAVYTPCHEQIQPDFSPRPVVVNAHAFTQTLYPRSDAVFFAGTKYHEGNRHIEEFSAETCQRCIATYEKLGKATPCVSDCTAEVHRVDVLRDLHVHAMSLENCIQCRTCEIVCPKMNLRVNPTYEGSGPDFYGL encoded by the coding sequence ATGCCGTCCGCGAAAACCAGCGTCGATAGCTCCAACCCAGACGCCATCCACTACGACCTGCTATTGGTCGGGGGCAGTTCCTCCAATCTGGTCTTGGCGCATCGTCTTTTGGACCTCGCCAAACTGAGCGGGCTCACCGTTTCCATCGCCATAGTCGAGAAGGGGCCGCAATTCGGGGCACATATTGTCAGTGGCGCAATCTCTGACCCCCATGTCATCGCCAAACTCTTCCCCGACTATCGGGAGAACGGTTTTCCCATCGAAGGCTTTGTCGCCAAGAGCCATCTGAGTGTGCTGGGGGAAGCGCAGAAATGGGACCTGCCCGAGGCGATGATCCCGGAGGGCCTCCAAAAAGACGGTCATGCCATCTTGACCTTGAGCCACGTCATCCGCTGGCTCGCCGACCAACTCCAGGAAAAAGCTAAAGACCTCCCCAATGTCACCCTTGACCTCTTCCCCGGTTTTGCCGCTCAGGAAATTCTCTATGAAGGGGAGACGGTGGTGGGCGTCCGGGTCAGTGAGAGCGGTAGCCTCACCGAAGATGCCATCTTTGCCCGCTGCACCTGTTTTGGAGACAAAGGTTTTATTTCCAAAGATCTGATCGCAAAGTTTAACCTGCGCCCCAACCCGCAACTTTGGTCCGTTGGCGTCAAAGAGGTCTGGGAAATTGAAGGCGATTACCAGGGCCAAGTTTGGCATACTCTGGGCTATCCGGTCCTCGACGGGACGTTTGGCGGCGGCTTTGTCTATGGTCTGAGCGCGAAGCGGTTGGCGATTGGGCTTATCATCAGCCTCGACAGCCATAACCCCAACATCAATCCCCAACAGCGCCTCCAGGATTACAAAGCTCACCCCTGGATTCAGGGCTTGCTCAAGGGCGGGCGGCTGCTCAAGTACGGAGCTGCGGTCATTCCCGAGGGGGGCTACTACAGCCTGCCTACTCGCTTCATGGTCAACGGGGCGCTCCTCTTGGGCGATGCCTTGGGAGTCCTCGATGCCGCTAGTCTCTCCGGGGTAGACCGTGCGATGGAGACGGGCTATATCGCGGCGGGGCTGTTGCACGATGCCTTCTTGCAAAATGATTTCGGTCTTCTCGATGCCTATCAGCAGCAGGTACTAGATAGTTTTGTGGGTCGTGCGCTCTACACAAGCCGCTATTTCCGCAATGCCTTTTTGAGCAATGGTCGTCTGTTGGGGGAATACCTCCCCGCCGTGGCTGCCAGTGTCGATGAACGCCACCCTTGGTTCGGCAGTCTGCGCTATGGTCTTGCGAAACCAATCCAACGTGCCACCGAGACAGTTGTCGCCCTAACCCAAATCCTGGGTAAGACCCAGCGTACGGAACCAGCGGTTTATACCCCCTGCCACGAGCAGATCCAGCCCGACTTCAGTCCTCGCCCGGTTGTGGTCAACGCCCACGCCTTCACCCAAACGCTCTATCCCCGTAGCGATGCGGTCTTTTTTGCCGGGACCAAATATCACGAGGGCAACCGCCACATCGAGGAATTTAGCGCCGAGACCTGTCAGCGCTGCATCGCCACCTATGAAAAACTCGGCAAAGCCACGCCCTGTGTCTCCGACTGCACCGCTGAGGTCCACCGGGTCGATGTCCTGCGCGACCTGCATGTTCATGCGATGTCGCTAGAGAATTGTATTCAATGCCGCACCTGCGAAATCGTCTGCCCCAAAATGAACCTGCGGGTAAATCCCACCTATGAGGGCTCAGGACCGGACTTTTACGGATTGTAA
- a CDS encoding electron transfer flavoprotein subunit alpha/FixB family protein, whose product MTKQVLVFAEQVAGEIQPIALELLGAGRLLADKLGGILSCVVLGQGIGQLAPALIAGGADVVHIADHPELATYRTLPFRRVLIDLLTSFEEAPHIVLLGSTTTGRDLAPRIAAYFDTGLTADCTELDIGSYEHTNKMDPSKLGLYENCLYAIRPSFGESLKARILGPWKNPQMATVRPGVMVPSVADFTRTGQVQAVPVHLQPADLCLVVQETLRAVAHHVELTKAEVIVSGGFGLGSPEGFTLIRELASCFEHSAVGSSRKAVDAGWIPHAHQVGQTGRTVRPRLYLACGISGAIQHRVGMDKSDLIIAINKDSNAPIFKFAHHGIVGDLYQVIPEMIRQLQAPHPQEAVYAVRENQRR is encoded by the coding sequence ATGACCAAACAAGTCTTGGTATTTGCCGAACAGGTGGCTGGAGAAATCCAACCCATCGCCCTGGAATTGCTGGGGGCGGGTAGGCTCCTCGCCGATAAACTCGGGGGCATCCTCAGTTGTGTGGTCTTGGGTCAGGGCATCGGACAGCTCGCCCCAGCCCTCATCGCAGGCGGAGCCGACGTAGTCCATATCGCCGACCACCCAGAACTTGCGACCTACCGCACACTCCCTTTTCGCCGGGTTCTGATCGACCTGCTCACTTCTTTTGAGGAAGCCCCGCACATTGTTTTGTTGGGCTCGACCACTACAGGCCGGGATCTCGCCCCGCGTATCGCCGCTTATTTCGACACGGGGCTGACCGCTGACTGCACTGAATTGGATATTGGCTCCTACGAGCACACCAATAAAATGGACCCGAGTAAGCTCGGTCTCTACGAAAACTGCCTCTATGCCATCCGCCCTAGTTTTGGCGAATCGCTCAAAGCTCGCATTCTTGGTCCCTGGAAAAACCCGCAAATGGCGACGGTCCGCCCCGGCGTCATGGTGCCGTCGGTGGCAGATTTCACCCGCACAGGTCAGGTCCAAGCCGTCCCGGTCCACCTCCAACCCGCCGATCTCTGTCTGGTGGTGCAGGAGACCCTACGCGCAGTCGCCCACCATGTGGAACTGACCAAAGCCGAGGTCATCGTCTCTGGTGGTTTTGGCTTGGGCAGCCCCGAAGGCTTCACGCTGATCCGTGAGTTGGCGTCCTGTTTTGAGCATAGTGCAGTGGGCTCCTCGCGCAAGGCGGTGGATGCCGGATGGATTCCTCATGCCCATCAGGTCGGGCAAACCGGCAGGACTGTCCGGCCCCGGCTCTACCTTGCCTGTGGCATCTCTGGAGCGATTCAGCACCGAGTGGGGATGGACAAATCCGACCTCATCATCGCTATCAACAAAGACAGCAATGCCCCCATTTTCAAGTTTGCCCACCACGGCATCGTTGGGGACCTCTATCAGGTCATCCCCGAAATGATCCGCCAACTCCAAGCACCCCATCCTCAAGAGGCTGTCTATGCCGTCCGCGAAAACCAGCGTCGATAG
- the pyrF gene encoding orotidine-5'-phosphate decarboxylase, whose protein sequence is MTAPNPAYPLIIALDYPDAALVWPVIEQLTPPICFWKVGLELFVAAGPDVVQQLKAHEQRVFLDLKLHDIPNTVVGACRAAAALGVDLLTLHASGGVRMLQSAVEAVQSSETKLLAVTLLTSLGEEELRAELGVERCARDYVLHLARLAQQAGVHGVVCSPWEAASVREVCGPNFLIVTPGIRLPGAEAEDQRRVCTPGEALRRGADYLVIGRTVTQHPEPRLALAHVLADIASTTHDPSD, encoded by the coding sequence ATGACTGCGCCTAACCCCGCCTACCCTTTGATTATTGCCCTCGATTACCCGGATGCCGCTTTAGTTTGGCCCGTGATAGAACAGTTGACGCCGCCTATCTGTTTTTGGAAAGTGGGCTTGGAACTTTTTGTTGCGGCGGGACCGGACGTTGTTCAGCAACTGAAGGCGCACGAGCAACGGGTTTTTCTAGACCTCAAGCTCCATGACATTCCCAACACTGTCGTCGGGGCTTGTCGGGCGGCAGCAGCTTTGGGGGTGGATCTCTTGACGCTCCATGCCAGCGGCGGGGTACGGATGCTCCAAAGTGCCGTCGAAGCTGTCCAGAGCAGTGAGACCAAACTGCTCGCGGTCACGCTCCTAACCAGTCTTGGCGAAGAAGAATTGCGGGCGGAACTCGGGGTAGAACGCTGTGCCCGCGACTATGTTTTGCACTTAGCACGTCTTGCCCAACAAGCTGGAGTGCACGGTGTCGTCTGCTCGCCTTGGGAAGCAGCCTCGGTGCGGGAGGTCTGTGGTCCCAACTTTCTCATCGTCACACCCGGTATTCGGCTGCCGGGAGCGGAGGCGGAAGATCAAAGACGGGTCTGTACACCCGGAGAAGCGCTGCGCCGAGGAGCGGACTATTTGGTTATTGGGCGGACGGTGACCCAGCATCCCGAGCCTCGACTGGCTCTGGCGCATGTTCTGGCGGATATCGCCTCAACCACGCACGACCCGAGCGATTAG
- the trxA gene encoding thioredoxin has translation MSAAVSVSDSTFEQEVLGSDIPVLVDFWAPWCGPCRMVAPVVDEIAEQYSGRVKVVKVNTDDNPEVASTYGIQSIPTLMVFKGGTKVDKVVGAVPRATLASTLEKHL, from the coding sequence ATGTCAGCGGCAGTATCCGTCTCAGATTCAACCTTCGAGCAAGAGGTCCTGGGGTCTGATATCCCGGTCCTAGTAGACTTTTGGGCTCCGTGGTGCGGCCCTTGCCGTATGGTCGCCCCTGTTGTCGATGAGATTGCCGAGCAGTACTCAGGTCGGGTCAAAGTCGTCAAGGTCAATACGGACGACAACCCTGAAGTGGCGAGCACCTACGGCATCCAATCGATTCCGACCCTAATGGTCTTCAAGGGTGGAACTAAGGTGGACAAAGTCGTCGGGGCTGTACCTCGTGCCACCCTGGCAAGCACCCTCGAAAAGCACCTGTAG
- the leuS gene encoding leucine--tRNA ligase has product MEAKYNHKDIEERWQQTWAQGDPYQTSTDERPKFYALSMFPYPSGNLHMGHVRNYTITDVLARVRRMQGYRVLHPMGWDAFGLPAENAAIDKGLPPAQWTYQNMAQMRAELKRLGLSYDWSREVATCSPDYYRWTQWIFLQLWEQGLAYRKEAAVNWDPIDQTVLANEQVNSEGKSWRSGAIVERKLLEQWFLKITDYAEELLADLDTLTGWPERVRLMQANWIGKSAGAYLEFPVVGLKEKIGVFTTRPDTVHGVTYVVLAPEHPLVERVTTPERKAAVAQFKAQVAAESEKDRTAEDRPKRGIPTGGTALNFFTNEEVPIWIADYVLYEYGTGAVMGVPAHDSRDFQFAREQGLPIIPVIAPDPPTAEAWEANPDLLVAAYTDYEGVVFNSGPFDGLTPTVAKQKITEYATQKGCGALRVQYRLRDWLISRQRYWGCPIPVIHCPTCGIVPVPAQDLPVRLPEDVTLSGRGGSPLAQLTDWVHVPCPQCAAVARRETDTMDTFMDSSWYFLRFPDARNEEQIFDPAKTNDWMPVDQYIGGVEHAILHLLYSRFITKVLRDRGLLTFDEPFQRLLTQGMVQGLTYKNPTTQKWIPSALVNPDDPKDPETGEPLTVGYETMSKSKYNGVAPEHVIEQYGADTARMFVLFKAPPEKDLEWHEADVEGQFRFLKRIWSLVYATQEPATKSATEPQVRTLKRAVNLAIKELTEDLNADNLQCNTAISELMKLSNALSDFPDTEHADFQEGLLILMKMLAPFAPHMAEELWAVLQPETGSVHAQVWPVYDPSALTQDTFTLVIQVNGKVRAQIEAPLTAPQVDLEALALTLEPIQRHTEGKVIRKTILVPGKLLNLVVS; this is encoded by the coding sequence GTGGAAGCCAAGTATAACCACAAAGATATTGAAGAGCGCTGGCAACAGACTTGGGCGCAGGGCGACCCCTACCAAACCTCTACGGACGAGCGGCCCAAATTTTATGCCCTGTCCATGTTTCCCTATCCTTCGGGCAATTTGCACATGGGCCATGTGCGCAACTATACGATCACCGATGTCCTCGCTCGGGTCCGCCGGATGCAGGGCTACCGCGTCCTACATCCCATGGGTTGGGATGCCTTTGGTCTGCCTGCTGAGAATGCCGCCATCGACAAAGGTCTGCCCCCGGCGCAGTGGACCTACCAGAACATGGCACAGATGCGCGCTGAGTTGAAGCGTTTGGGACTCTCCTATGACTGGAGCCGGGAGGTGGCGACCTGTAGCCCGGACTACTACCGTTGGACGCAGTGGATCTTCTTGCAATTGTGGGAGCAAGGGCTAGCCTATCGCAAAGAAGCAGCCGTCAATTGGGACCCCATCGACCAAACGGTTCTCGCCAACGAGCAGGTCAATAGTGAGGGGAAATCCTGGCGTTCTGGGGCCATCGTCGAGCGTAAACTGCTAGAGCAGTGGTTCTTGAAGATCACTGACTATGCCGAGGAATTGCTGGCGGACCTCGACACGCTGACGGGTTGGCCGGAGCGGGTGCGTCTGATGCAGGCCAACTGGATTGGTAAGTCTGCGGGTGCTTATCTAGAATTTCCGGTAGTCGGGCTCAAGGAAAAAATCGGGGTCTTCACCACCCGCCCGGATACGGTTCATGGCGTAACCTATGTCGTCCTTGCCCCAGAACATCCGCTGGTGGAGCGGGTTACGACTCCTGAGCGCAAGGCTGCTGTAGCCCAATTTAAAGCGCAAGTAGCCGCCGAGAGCGAGAAGGACCGCACTGCTGAAGACCGACCCAAGCGCGGCATTCCGACGGGCGGTACGGCACTAAATTTCTTTACCAATGAAGAAGTGCCTATCTGGATTGCGGACTATGTGCTGTATGAGTACGGCACTGGTGCGGTGATGGGGGTTCCGGCGCACGACAGCCGCGACTTTCAGTTTGCCCGAGAACAGGGGCTGCCGATTATTCCGGTCATTGCGCCTGATCCTCCAACGGCTGAAGCCTGGGAAGCCAATCCAGATTTACTTGTCGCAGCCTACACCGACTACGAAGGAGTGGTCTTCAACTCCGGTCCCTTTGATGGCTTGACCCCAACTGTAGCCAAGCAAAAGATTACAGAATATGCCACGCAAAAGGGGTGTGGCGCATTGCGGGTGCAGTATCGGTTGCGCGACTGGCTCATCTCCCGTCAGCGCTATTGGGGTTGTCCGATTCCGGTGATTCACTGCCCTACTTGTGGGATTGTCCCGGTTCCGGCACAAGATTTGCCGGTGCGCTTGCCGGAGGATGTGACCTTGTCTGGGCGCGGGGGTTCGCCGTTGGCGCAGCTGACCGATTGGGTGCATGTGCCCTGCCCGCAGTGCGCGGCAGTAGCGCGGCGCGAGACGGACACGATGGATACCTTTATGGATTCCTCCTGGTATTTCTTGCGCTTTCCCGATGCCCGCAATGAGGAACAGATTTTTGATCCGGCTAAGACCAACGATTGGATGCCGGTGGACCAGTACATTGGCGGGGTGGAGCACGCCATTTTGCACCTGTTGTACTCCCGTTTTATTACCAAAGTGCTGCGCGACCGGGGCTTGCTCACTTTTGACGAGCCTTTTCAGCGCCTTTTGACCCAGGGTATGGTTCAGGGCTTGACCTACAAAAATCCAACGACCCAAAAATGGATTCCCTCAGCCCTAGTGAACCCGGACGACCCCAAAGACCCTGAGACCGGGGAACCGCTGACGGTGGGCTATGAAACCATGTCTAAGTCCAAGTACAACGGGGTCGCCCCGGAACACGTCATCGAGCAATATGGGGCAGATACGGCGCGCATGTTTGTCCTCTTTAAAGCTCCGCCGGAGAAGGACTTGGAGTGGCATGAGGCTGATGTAGAAGGGCAATTCCGCTTCCTCAAACGCATCTGGAGTTTGGTCTACGCCACGCAGGAACCTGCCACAAAAAGTGCGACTGAGCCGCAAGTGCGCACTTTGAAACGAGCTGTCAATCTCGCCATTAAAGAACTCACCGAAGACCTGAATGCCGATAATCTCCAGTGCAATACCGCCATCTCGGAACTGATGAAACTGAGCAATGCCCTGAGCGACTTCCCGGACACGGAGCATGCGGATTTTCAGGAGGGCTTGTTGATCCTGATGAAAATGCTCGCGCCCTTCGCACCCCATATGGCAGAGGAATTGTGGGCGGTCCTGCAACCTGAAACAGGTTCGGTCCACGCCCAAGTCTGGCCCGTCTATGACCCCAGTGCTTTGACTCAGGATACGTTTACGCTAGTCATCCAGGTAAATGGTAAAGTCCGCGCTCAAATTGAAGCTCCACTGACAGCTCCCCAAGTGGATCTCGAAGCGCTAGCACTGACCTTGGAACCGATTCAGCGGCACACTGAGGGCAAGGTCATTCGCAAGACGATTTTGGTCCCAGGGAAGTTGCTCAATCTCGTGGTGAGCTAG
- a CDS encoding electron transfer flavoprotein subunit beta/FixA family protein, translating into MKSFVLIKQVPDQSAKAGVNADGTIDRAKAKRMLNPFDRYALQAALHTKRTYGGTVTAITMGPPPALEILYEAIAHGVDRAILLSDRRLAASDTLATAFALFNTVRFAGAFDLIFCGLQTTDGDTAQVGPQLAERLRVPQITYCEWFEVQDGLIRARRVVEGGTQTVTCPLPAVVTVANSSERLAYKTLRGAQRVQHLQRDEQLRREVISTVTLDDIGADPERCGLKGSPTIVAATEKVGEIGGNCVFYQGKPVEMLVQDLTRNIALREWTKR; encoded by the coding sequence GTGAAAAGTTTCGTTCTCATTAAACAAGTGCCGGACCAGAGTGCCAAAGCCGGAGTTAATGCCGATGGCACGATTGACCGGGCCAAGGCCAAACGGATGCTCAACCCCTTTGATCGTTATGCGCTCCAGGCAGCACTCCATACCAAACGCACCTATGGTGGGACGGTCACCGCCATCACGATGGGGCCTCCGCCTGCGCTCGAAATTCTCTATGAGGCCATTGCCCACGGGGTAGACCGGGCGATTTTATTGAGCGACCGCCGTCTTGCCGCTTCTGACACCCTCGCGACAGCCTTCGCCCTCTTTAATACGGTTCGCTTCGCCGGGGCGTTTGACCTAATTTTTTGTGGCCTCCAGACGACCGATGGCGACACCGCCCAGGTCGGTCCACAGTTAGCAGAACGGCTGCGGGTCCCGCAAATCACCTATTGTGAATGGTTTGAGGTCCAAGACGGGCTAATCCGGGCGCGTCGCGTCGTCGAGGGCGGCACCCAGACGGTGACCTGTCCGCTTCCCGCTGTGGTGACGGTCGCCAACTCCTCTGAGCGGCTCGCCTACAAGACCTTGCGCGGGGCACAGCGGGTACAGCACCTCCAGCGCGATGAGCAGTTGCGCCGAGAAGTCATCTCCACAGTCACCCTAGACGATATCGGAGCGGACCCAGAGCGCTGCGGGCTCAAAGGCTCCCCGACGATTGTTGCCGCGACGGAGAAAGTGGGGGAGATCGGCGGGAACTGCGTGTTTTACCAGGGCAAACCCGTCGAGATGCTGGTGCAGGATCTGACGCGGAATATTGCGTTACGGGAGTGGACGAAGCGATGA
- a CDS encoding VanZ family protein codes for MTTRPSLKKLPREQIFFCGVMLLWMGCIFALSARPYSAEETELFLGSWNLAVRKLAHFTEYAVLTFFAWGVWRPLRRARAWALLTAVVYAIGDEFHQVFVPGRGASPFDVLLDGLGALVILGLVGRWQNQR; via the coding sequence ATGACCACTCGCCCGTCTCTAAAAAAATTGCCCCGTGAGCAGATCTTTTTTTGCGGGGTGATGCTCCTCTGGATGGGATGCATTTTTGCCCTCTCCGCCCGTCCCTACTCCGCAGAAGAGACCGAACTCTTCTTGGGCAGTTGGAACCTAGCGGTACGCAAACTCGCTCACTTCACCGAATACGCCGTCCTTACCTTTTTTGCCTGGGGAGTCTGGAGACCTTTGCGCAGGGCACGCGCTTGGGCGCTACTGACTGCTGTGGTCTACGCCATCGGCGATGAATTCCACCAAGTCTTCGTTCCGGGACGGGGGGCCAGTCCTTTTGATGTGCTCCTCGATGGGTTGGGAGCACTGGTGATCCTTGGGCTCGTCGGGCGTTGGCAGAACCAGCGGTGA
- a CDS encoding CPXCG motif-containing cysteine-rich protein — MDTTGTFYCAYCNEPSVTTVDISAGLEQRYVEDCQVCCQPNQLYVRFDEEDYSVVIDTDPAQ, encoded by the coding sequence TTGGACACGACCGGAACTTTTTACTGCGCCTACTGCAATGAGCCCTCCGTCACAACGGTGGACATCTCAGCGGGGCTCGAGCAGCGCTACGTCGAGGACTGTCAGGTCTGCTGTCAACCCAATCAGCTCTATGTGCGGTTTGACGAAGAAGACTATTCGGTGGTCATCGATACGGACCCTGCCCAATAA